In one window of Arachis ipaensis cultivar K30076 chromosome B06, Araip1.1, whole genome shotgun sequence DNA:
- the LOC107604661 gene encoding protein NRT1/ PTR FAMILY 3.1 isoform X1, with product MEIEKNVTKGNGESVAEEERNKNMKRKQCRQGGIRTLPFILANEVCDRFAVAGFSGNLISYLTQVMNMPLVAASNTLTNFAGTSSFTPLLGAIIAESFAGRFWTITIASLIYELGMISMTLSAILPHFRPPPCPKQVNCQEATSSQLWILYMSLLLTSLGSGGIRPCVVPFSGDQFDMSKKGVESRKWNLFNWYFFSMGFASLSALTVVVYIQDNMGWGWGLGIPTIAMMISIVAFVVGFPLYKHVKPEGSPLIRLAQVVVAAIKKRKQPLPSDAKLLYQNKELDAGISTEGTLLHSDQFKWLDKAAIVTEDDSRDPNAEPKLWKLATVHRVEELKSIIRMLPIWASGILQVTASSHLHSFVIQQARSMDRHLSPSFQISPASMSIFSVLTMMVGVILYERLFVPFARRFTKNPAGITCLQRMGVGFVINIVATIIAAFVEIKRKSAAAKHHLLDDPKATIPISVFWLVPQYVIHGVAEIFSSVGHLEFLYDQSPESMRSSATALYSITSAIGNYIGTLLVSLVHAYTGKERNWLPDRNLNRGRLENYYFLVCGIQVVNLIYYSICAWFYTYKPVEQESTSEMHKEYHDLERAKENVSSVVVTDGREENGDL from the exons ATGGAGATAGAGAAGAATGTTACAAAGGGCAATGGGGAAAGCGTTGCAGAAGAAGAGAGAAACAAAAATATGAAGAGGAAGCAGTGCCGTCAAGGAGGCATAAGAACTTTACCTTTCATCCTTG CAAATGAAGTGTGTGATAGATTTGCGGTGGCTGGGTTCTCTGGCAACTTGATAAGTTACCTGACACAAGTGATGAACATGCCATTGGTAGCTGCCTCCAACACACTCACAAACTTTGCTGGAACATCAAGCTTCACTCCTCTCCTTGGTGCTATCATTGCTGAGTCTTTTGCTGGCCGCTTTTGGACCATTACTATTGCTTCTCTCATCTATGAACTG GGAATGATTAGCATGACATTATCAGCGATACTTCCACATTTTCGTCCACCACCATGCCCAAAACAAGTGAATTGCCAAGAAGCCACATCCTCACAGCTATGGATATTATACATGTCTCTACTCCTCACATCTCTTGGCTCAGGTGGCATTAGACCCTGTGTGGTGCCCTTTTCAGGAGACCAATTTGACATGTCCAAAAAGGGTGTGGAATCCAGAAAATGGAACCTGTTCAATTGGTATTTTTTCAGCATGGGCTTTGCTTCACTAAGTGCTTTGACAGTTGTGGTTTACATCCAAGACAACATGGGGTGGGGTTGGGGACTTGGGATTCCAACCATTGCAATGATGATATCCATTGTTGCATTTGTGGTTGGCTTCCCTCTCTATAAGCATGTCAAGCCAGAGGGCAGTCCTTTGATTCGTTTGGCACAAGTGGTTGTGGCTGCTATCAAGAAGAGGAAACAACCTTTGCCTTCTGATGCTAAGCTTTTGTACCAAAATAAGGAGCTTGATGCTGGCATTTCCACAGAAGGAACTCTTCTACACTCTGACCAATTCAA ATGGTTGGACAAGGCTGCAATTGTAACAGAGGATGATAGCAGAGACCCAAACGCAGAACCAAAGTTATGGAAACTAGCCACTGTCCACAGAGTAGAAGAGCTGAAATCAATCATCAGAATGCTTCCAATTTGGGCATCAGGAATTTTACAAGTAACAGCCTCATCACACCTCCACAGCTTCGTCATCCAACAAGCTCGATCAATGGACCGCCACCTCTCTCCCTCCTTCCAAATCTCCCCTGCCAGCATGTCCATATTCAGTGTCCTAACCATGATGGTCGGCGTCATACTCTACGAGCGCCTCTTCGTTCCCTTCGCCCGCAGGTTCACCAAGAACCCTGCAGGCATCACATGCCTGCAGAGAATGGGAGTAGGCTTCGTGATCAACATTGTAGCAACTATTATCGCCGCCTTCGTCGAAATCAAGAGGAAGTCTGCCGCAGCAAAGCACCATTTATTGGACGATCCCAAAGCCACGATTCCAATCAGTGTTTTCTGGTTGGTGCCGCAGTATGTAATTCATGGAGTAGCTGAAATTTTTTCGTCTGTTGGACATTTGGAATTCTTGTATGATCAATCGCCTGAAAGTATGAGAAGTAGTGCTACTGCTTTGTATAGCATAACTTCGGCCATTGGGAATTACATTGGAACGTTGTTGGTATCACTGGTTCATGCGTACACTGGtaaagagagaaattggttaCCTGATAGGAATCTCAATAGGGGTAGATTGGAGAATTACTACTTTCTTGTTTGTGGGATTCAAGTTGTTAATCTCATTTACTATTCCATTTGTGCTTGGTTTTATACGTACAAGCCTGTGGAGCAGGAAAGTACTAGTGAAATGCACAAGGAGTATCATGATTTGGAACGTGCCAAAGAAAATGTGTCATCTGTTGTTGTAACAGATGGTAGAGAAGAAAATGGAGATTTATA g
- the LOC107604661 gene encoding protein NRT1/ PTR FAMILY 3.1 isoform X2: MQGMISMTLSAILPHFRPPPCPKQVNCQEATSSQLWILYMSLLLTSLGSGGIRPCVVPFSGDQFDMSKKGVESRKWNLFNWYFFSMGFASLSALTVVVYIQDNMGWGWGLGIPTIAMMISIVAFVVGFPLYKHVKPEGSPLIRLAQVVVAAIKKRKQPLPSDAKLLYQNKELDAGISTEGTLLHSDQFKWLDKAAIVTEDDSRDPNAEPKLWKLATVHRVEELKSIIRMLPIWASGILQVTASSHLHSFVIQQARSMDRHLSPSFQISPASMSIFSVLTMMVGVILYERLFVPFARRFTKNPAGITCLQRMGVGFVINIVATIIAAFVEIKRKSAAAKHHLLDDPKATIPISVFWLVPQYVIHGVAEIFSSVGHLEFLYDQSPESMRSSATALYSITSAIGNYIGTLLVSLVHAYTGKERNWLPDRNLNRGRLENYYFLVCGIQVVNLIYYSICAWFYTYKPVEQESTSEMHKEYHDLERAKENVSSVVVTDGREENGDL; the protein is encoded by the exons ATGCAGGGAATGATTAGCATGACATTATCAGCGATACTTCCACATTTTCGTCCACCACCATGCCCAAAACAAGTGAATTGCCAAGAAGCCACATCCTCACAGCTATGGATATTATACATGTCTCTACTCCTCACATCTCTTGGCTCAGGTGGCATTAGACCCTGTGTGGTGCCCTTTTCAGGAGACCAATTTGACATGTCCAAAAAGGGTGTGGAATCCAGAAAATGGAACCTGTTCAATTGGTATTTTTTCAGCATGGGCTTTGCTTCACTAAGTGCTTTGACAGTTGTGGTTTACATCCAAGACAACATGGGGTGGGGTTGGGGACTTGGGATTCCAACCATTGCAATGATGATATCCATTGTTGCATTTGTGGTTGGCTTCCCTCTCTATAAGCATGTCAAGCCAGAGGGCAGTCCTTTGATTCGTTTGGCACAAGTGGTTGTGGCTGCTATCAAGAAGAGGAAACAACCTTTGCCTTCTGATGCTAAGCTTTTGTACCAAAATAAGGAGCTTGATGCTGGCATTTCCACAGAAGGAACTCTTCTACACTCTGACCAATTCAA ATGGTTGGACAAGGCTGCAATTGTAACAGAGGATGATAGCAGAGACCCAAACGCAGAACCAAAGTTATGGAAACTAGCCACTGTCCACAGAGTAGAAGAGCTGAAATCAATCATCAGAATGCTTCCAATTTGGGCATCAGGAATTTTACAAGTAACAGCCTCATCACACCTCCACAGCTTCGTCATCCAACAAGCTCGATCAATGGACCGCCACCTCTCTCCCTCCTTCCAAATCTCCCCTGCCAGCATGTCCATATTCAGTGTCCTAACCATGATGGTCGGCGTCATACTCTACGAGCGCCTCTTCGTTCCCTTCGCCCGCAGGTTCACCAAGAACCCTGCAGGCATCACATGCCTGCAGAGAATGGGAGTAGGCTTCGTGATCAACATTGTAGCAACTATTATCGCCGCCTTCGTCGAAATCAAGAGGAAGTCTGCCGCAGCAAAGCACCATTTATTGGACGATCCCAAAGCCACGATTCCAATCAGTGTTTTCTGGTTGGTGCCGCAGTATGTAATTCATGGAGTAGCTGAAATTTTTTCGTCTGTTGGACATTTGGAATTCTTGTATGATCAATCGCCTGAAAGTATGAGAAGTAGTGCTACTGCTTTGTATAGCATAACTTCGGCCATTGGGAATTACATTGGAACGTTGTTGGTATCACTGGTTCATGCGTACACTGGtaaagagagaaattggttaCCTGATAGGAATCTCAATAGGGGTAGATTGGAGAATTACTACTTTCTTGTTTGTGGGATTCAAGTTGTTAATCTCATTTACTATTCCATTTGTGCTTGGTTTTATACGTACAAGCCTGTGGAGCAGGAAAGTACTAGTGAAATGCACAAGGAGTATCATGATTTGGAACGTGCCAAAGAAAATGTGTCATCTGTTGTTGTAACAGATGGTAGAGAAGAAAATGGAGATTTATA g
- the LOC107604661 gene encoding protein NRT1/ PTR FAMILY 3.1 isoform X3: MISMTLSAILPHFRPPPCPKQVNCQEATSSQLWILYMSLLLTSLGSGGIRPCVVPFSGDQFDMSKKGVESRKWNLFNWYFFSMGFASLSALTVVVYIQDNMGWGWGLGIPTIAMMISIVAFVVGFPLYKHVKPEGSPLIRLAQVVVAAIKKRKQPLPSDAKLLYQNKELDAGISTEGTLLHSDQFKWLDKAAIVTEDDSRDPNAEPKLWKLATVHRVEELKSIIRMLPIWASGILQVTASSHLHSFVIQQARSMDRHLSPSFQISPASMSIFSVLTMMVGVILYERLFVPFARRFTKNPAGITCLQRMGVGFVINIVATIIAAFVEIKRKSAAAKHHLLDDPKATIPISVFWLVPQYVIHGVAEIFSSVGHLEFLYDQSPESMRSSATALYSITSAIGNYIGTLLVSLVHAYTGKERNWLPDRNLNRGRLENYYFLVCGIQVVNLIYYSICAWFYTYKPVEQESTSEMHKEYHDLERAKENVSSVVVTDGREENGDL; this comes from the exons ATGATTAGCATGACATTATCAGCGATACTTCCACATTTTCGTCCACCACCATGCCCAAAACAAGTGAATTGCCAAGAAGCCACATCCTCACAGCTATGGATATTATACATGTCTCTACTCCTCACATCTCTTGGCTCAGGTGGCATTAGACCCTGTGTGGTGCCCTTTTCAGGAGACCAATTTGACATGTCCAAAAAGGGTGTGGAATCCAGAAAATGGAACCTGTTCAATTGGTATTTTTTCAGCATGGGCTTTGCTTCACTAAGTGCTTTGACAGTTGTGGTTTACATCCAAGACAACATGGGGTGGGGTTGGGGACTTGGGATTCCAACCATTGCAATGATGATATCCATTGTTGCATTTGTGGTTGGCTTCCCTCTCTATAAGCATGTCAAGCCAGAGGGCAGTCCTTTGATTCGTTTGGCACAAGTGGTTGTGGCTGCTATCAAGAAGAGGAAACAACCTTTGCCTTCTGATGCTAAGCTTTTGTACCAAAATAAGGAGCTTGATGCTGGCATTTCCACAGAAGGAACTCTTCTACACTCTGACCAATTCAA ATGGTTGGACAAGGCTGCAATTGTAACAGAGGATGATAGCAGAGACCCAAACGCAGAACCAAAGTTATGGAAACTAGCCACTGTCCACAGAGTAGAAGAGCTGAAATCAATCATCAGAATGCTTCCAATTTGGGCATCAGGAATTTTACAAGTAACAGCCTCATCACACCTCCACAGCTTCGTCATCCAACAAGCTCGATCAATGGACCGCCACCTCTCTCCCTCCTTCCAAATCTCCCCTGCCAGCATGTCCATATTCAGTGTCCTAACCATGATGGTCGGCGTCATACTCTACGAGCGCCTCTTCGTTCCCTTCGCCCGCAGGTTCACCAAGAACCCTGCAGGCATCACATGCCTGCAGAGAATGGGAGTAGGCTTCGTGATCAACATTGTAGCAACTATTATCGCCGCCTTCGTCGAAATCAAGAGGAAGTCTGCCGCAGCAAAGCACCATTTATTGGACGATCCCAAAGCCACGATTCCAATCAGTGTTTTCTGGTTGGTGCCGCAGTATGTAATTCATGGAGTAGCTGAAATTTTTTCGTCTGTTGGACATTTGGAATTCTTGTATGATCAATCGCCTGAAAGTATGAGAAGTAGTGCTACTGCTTTGTATAGCATAACTTCGGCCATTGGGAATTACATTGGAACGTTGTTGGTATCACTGGTTCATGCGTACACTGGtaaagagagaaattggttaCCTGATAGGAATCTCAATAGGGGTAGATTGGAGAATTACTACTTTCTTGTTTGTGGGATTCAAGTTGTTAATCTCATTTACTATTCCATTTGTGCTTGGTTTTATACGTACAAGCCTGTGGAGCAGGAAAGTACTAGTGAAATGCACAAGGAGTATCATGATTTGGAACGTGCCAAAGAAAATGTGTCATCTGTTGTTGTAACAGATGGTAGAGAAGAAAATGGAGATTTATA g